The sequence AGCTGATATTAATATGGAGACAGGCTGTTGTTTCATGTTATACCAGTTTGTACCACAAGATGGCGTAGTGAGTCAGCCGAACCTTTACTAGTGGGCTGGACAAGCTGAAGGTTCTGGACGAAGCGGCGGTAAGAGTAAAactctgccccctgctggtgaaGGCTGCAGCTACATGTTGCTGGTGGTAATTAAAGAAGTGCGTTCAGTAGGTCGTCCTCATGAAAGGACACGAACACGTCTGCAGGATGAGGAGCTCTGCTTTCGTCCTCTGAGATGTTCCACTTCAGTTTCCTATTTCCAGGTTTCTACACCTTCAACCACACGGACTGCTGGTGGTCTCCTCTCCACCCGTGTTTCGATGGGCTGAACGGCGAGCTGGCGCACGCCTTCCTGCCACCACGGGGAGAAATTCACTTTGACAACCACGAGTTCTGGATCCTCGGGAAGTCGCGCTTCAGCTGGAAACAAGGTTGGAGCACGTAGGAtggttctgtgtgtgtttagtgtgttCCTAGAAGGCCACCGTAGTCTGAGAGATGAAAGAAACAGCACAAATGTTGTTTTAGGTGTTCCTCACTTTTTGAGTTtataacatgtgtgtgtgttataaacAGCAGCGCTGGTATCGTGACAGGATTTATTCCTCAATGcttcttaaatgataaaaatctaAACAAACTCCTGAAACATGACAGACAGGAAGAGCACAGCAGAAACCTCAGAGATCATTGTGCGAGTGTGGTGGGCGTGGTCTGTTTGTAGGAGGCTGCAGCAGGAGTGACGCTCCTCTGAGAACACGTCATTACCATCCTGCAGCCGGCGCTCTGAGGATGATAATGATTGGATGTAAAAATCTCCTCCTGCAGGAGTCTGGCTGAACGACCTGGTCCAGGTGGCGGCACACGAGATCGGCCACGCTCTGGGTTTGTGGCACTCCAGAGACCCTCAGGCTCTGATGCATCCCAACGCCACCTACACCGGACAGAGGAACATCGCCCAGGACGACGTGTGGGGCATCCAGAGACTCTACGGTAAACCCCAGCGCGGCCGGAAACGAGCTCGTCCTGCTTCAGTCAGGTTTACAGCTGTTCGCTGCAAAGCTGGGAAACAGCACATTTATGCATTTGAGATATTTAAGGTGGACTGAGGGGAAACTGCTCTGACCGATCAGAAATAAACATCCCCTGATGCAGACAGGCGGAAACACGCCGCTGCATCATGTGAcgtgtgtttgttgtgtttaagTGACTGGACACGTCTGTCGCTCTGCAGGTTGTCTGGATAAGAAGCGAGTCTGCGACCCGTGGGCTCGGCTCGGCTTCTGCGAGCGAAGGAAGACGTTCATGAAGAAGAACTGTCCTCAGCGCTGTGATTTCTGCTACGGTGAGgcccctctgacctctgacacccTCACAGAAGCCCGCACGACGCTCATTGCCCGTCTCCATCCTGTTCCCACTGCAGAGCCTCTGGAGGTGGTCACTACAGCAACACCGCCGGCAGCCAACACGAAGATCAAGATGGTTCCTCGGGGAAAGGTGGTGGGTTTCCGCTGTGGGACCAAAAGCACCCGCTCACCCCCCAAAATCAGGTCAGCTCATCAATGCTGGCGTAAtcattattgtgggtgattttaacatgtagatgctaagaatgacagcctcaacatggcatttaatctgttattagactcaactgGCTTCTGTCaacatgtaaaagaacccacccaccactttaatcacactctagatcttgttttaacatgtggcatagaaactgaacatgtaACAGAgtttcctgtctgatcatttcctgataacatttacaataactgagccttcagttttcaggcccctcttctgtggaaccagcttccagtttggattcaggagacagacactatctctactttcaagattaggcttcaaactttccttgtTCATGTTTTGAAGCTAATGCTGCGGCGTCACTGGTCATGGACACAGCTCGTCAAGGTTAAAATCTTTCTCGGAGAGTTTCAGGAGCCAGGACGAGTCACAGTTAACGAGCCGGGCTTGTGGTCATTTTCTGTACAGCTGTTTGAATGATTGTGGGCGGAGCTGAAAGCTTAAAGGTCTGTGGTGTCTGTGGTTTTCCTGCAGCTGGTACAAAGATGGCGAGCAGATCCTCTCATCCATTCCAGGGTACATCGTCATGAAGGACCGAGACTTGCGCATCGTCGCCAACGAGTTCAACGAAGGCGTTTACACCTGCCGCGTCCATCGCCGTGGCGACATCGTCTCTGCAAACTCCTGGGCTATCAGACTGAAGCCGGAGCAGGCATCCAACAGCTGAAGACGacagacaggaagtgacctGACAGGAAGCATGGCGTCTGTGGACTTTTTTCCTGACTTCAAGGGACTTTAAACATTAAAGAACAACGAACCATTGGCAGCTCTGTGATGTCACGGCGCCACATCCTCATGACTGCGAATGACATCACAATGTGTAAAGTGGTGACTGAGCTGACTGGATGGCGTTTTGGTGATAAGCAGCCTGCTGCTCATCTACGTGAGAATATTTCTGTAGCCTGTAGGAACTGTGGCGTTTGACCCTGCCCACTTTAGTTGCAGCGGTTGAGTTAATTACTTAGCAACGACAGTCATGTAATCCCTCTTTGCCCTTTGACCTTTGCTTAGACTTGTGTCCTGTCAGACGCTGTTCCTCTGTCCTCCATCATGGGGAAGCTGTTTCACATCtttgtgcacttcctgtttccccCGCCGGCCCGTCCTCACCGCCACGATTTGAGTGCTGGACTGAcgtagagcagctttgcatgattcacagttcagacTAATCCCGCCTCACAAACAGCACGGCAGCGCTCTGAATGCGAGTGATGGGCACTATGACAGGTGTGAGTCCTTCACCCAGTAAACTGGTGGTGTCCTCTTTCTGTCCTTAATGTGTgaaatttgtttgttgttttgttgacaaattacagaaataaacagaaacattttagtAAATGTTCTCCTGCTGGACGCAGCTCGTACGAGGTACGAGTTCTCAGAGGTGGAGCCCCCTGGTGGCCGTTAGAGAGAACGCAGGTTTGAGACGCTCTCAGGTCGTCCATGCTCTCtttggggggagggagggggagggtgCTCCAAATATTCAGATGAAAACAGGTCAGACTTTAAAGAAATGGGTTGgatgatgaatgtgtgtgtgtgtgtgtgtgagagagacactGTCTGTGGAAACAAAGGCCTGAGAACAAAGAGTGTCTGCAGGGTTAGCGTGGGTCGCTCaccctgcagacacaaacaaaccgacaaaatcattttaaaaatcaaaaacaaataaagtttaACAATCTCAAgttaaatattataaaataaataactacaactaataaataaaacaaaataaacatctgaaatattaatattttaaaagtaaatgaaagatttgttttgtgatatttttgatttttacacAATTatcaataataaacaaacaaatcagcaaGAGCTGCGAGAGCCAAACAGGAAGTAAACTAAAAACAAGAAATGACagaattaaaacacatttactaagTGATGCGAGTGGCTTCCATTTACGTGAAAGgcaaagaccatctctgaatggaggaggggcctaagggttCATCTGTCGCCATCTTActtgctgtgattgcagccattccccaactctctgtgaatgggactcgtggttattgatcagtggttgttgatcaatggtcatgagaatttgcataattatgatgaaggtgacctcccagccctttgttccttcagtgctgctggtttcagtcattgtacaaatgtcctgtttataaggttggaacctgcagtcagctgagactgaagaagtcgcctgatgatgatgaaacgtttctcccactgaaaccatccagatgaacagactcAACTTgtgtacatttacatttagtgtaaaaagatacaaaataatatttataataaaatcTATGAAAAACAAGTATTCACAGTGAAGACCAGCTCAGGACAAAAGTGTACATAACcagtttgacacacacacacacacacacacacacacacacacacacacacatgtgtgtattcatgttgttgttgtttctataTCGTATTTAATaaatggaaacattttattattttcatgtaATTATGTAAAAATACGTTTGAAATGTTCAAAAGTCCGGACTGCAGATTATTGactgatcagctgtttgtttacgCTGATCAATGAGGCCTGAAAACATGGttcacactcacacagcaccacctGGTGGGCCAACAGGGACACTGCAGCAGCTCCCTCCCTGCTGCCACCTGcgatgtccaaattcataggctGCATCGTCCTGAGGCCGATTACAGCGACGCAgcaaaggctgtccaaatttgtAGACTCCTCCAAACGGGTCCTCCTGTTctccagatttgaaggatgggtccggtgtatccttcgtggcccgCGTTCCCAGCATTCATAgtgtttccaacaatggtggcagctgctcagttttaatattactcttactaatctttctgggtcacaaaataaacgtttaagatattttcaggcgagaatgtttctgtgtaaacttcaaatatctgctcggtttatcaagacgtCACATATTTGGaaaaggttaaacatgatacataagtcacttaaaaATGTCATCGTCCATCCATTTTCctccgcttatccggggccgggtcgtgggggcagcagcccaagcagagaagcccagaggGAGGtctgttcgtgagtaaatcggtttggctgagatcaaagttattagattacataaaactttattaatccatcgggtgcagtggcggtcctagcctgtttggcgccctgggcgtaCACTCCCTCTGGCGCTCTGTTTGGAAGCAGCATGTCTCCTCCCCTTTCAACGACCTTTACTCCTGGTCCTAAAGTGAGGGTTAGGGTTACCCTAGCTCTAACCCTGCAGCGCCCCCTGGAGGATGAACCAACTTAGCCAAAGCTGCTCAGATCTGATTGGTCACAGTAACAGCACAgtaagaggtcagaggtcagcacaGGCCTTgatccaggaagcagcttcaacactgatcagctgatcagtcaGTTCATGACATCATCACAGACTTCAGAGGAACAGCTGCCGGTCCTCGTCACAGAGCGTGAATCCTAACGGTACCTTTGATTTGAAATCTGTGACATCACTCAGCGACTGACTCTCCACCTGTGAGGTtaaatgtaatctgattacactgTAAACACCCTCGTTTCAGTTTGCAAATAGTTTCATCGTCTTTGCGACTGTGACACCGTCACACCCACCAGTGACCGCCGACTGATCGCTGTGATGTAATCAGGGACTCTACAGTAAGGCACAGTGagtgtaatctgattacactcACAGATACAGACGTCTGACTCTGACGGAGTCGCCGTCTCAGGTCTGATGACTGATTAGAGACGATCGTGCCGACAGCTTTGACTTGGTGAGCGAGGAAAGGCGGGGCTTAGACACGACACACACACGGCGCTCCGTATTCAAAGTGAACTTTATTGAGTGATCGGGAATGTTCAGGTGCAGCTGCACACGGTGCAGGCTCACCTGTGAGCTCCTCACTACCTTCTGATTCAAAAGACCTTCATGTCCAGACGCCACCATCACTTTGGTCTGCAGCTGGCCCCGCAGGGGGGCGGGGCCAAAGCTCAGGTAAGCACAGAAAGGCACAGAGTGAAACATGAACACGGTGAGAAGGACAGCGGGTGGCGACAGGTTAAATCAACAGATAACAGGCTGGtgtcagggggcggggtttgtTTGAGAGGGGGGCAGGGGGTTGGTCTGCTCAGGTGACGGTGGTCAGAGTTCAGGAATGTTTTCGTCGGGTTGGGGCGGCAACACGGTGTTCTGATGGTGCTGGCGTTCGCCGCGCCTCCGTGGCCCCGCCGCCGTCGATGACATCACTCTACATGCCCATCCTGATGCTCTGGATGATCTGGAAGATGGCTGCGGGACAGACGAGGCATCAGCGTTACTGCGTTTCACGTTTGTCTTTAATCCGTTCAGAATAAAATAATCACTGGTGATTTTATTCACACCACTCGAGTTATGTGAAAAACGATTTCACGTGGAAAATGTGATTCTTCATCATTTTGATGTTATTTAAaggatttgtttacatttttattcaaaaaacaaacttatttTTAGTATTAATGCGATTTTTTTGCCCTAAActtaaaatattcagtttatttaaatatttatgacaTTTTCAGaactttttaaagcatttttctccctttgattttatattattttaaatatattttttaaaagtagtttCCATTAAAGATAACCTGACACGACCTCTGTGATCACGTCTGAGCGTGCTCAGATCACCCTGATCAAACACACCTGAAGCACCAGGTGCTCGTCATCAATTAAAGGTCACAGCAGCACGGCGTGCCATGACATCACAGGGACAGGCCCCACCCATTTCCAGCTCTTTAGTCAACAGTTATTTAAATCTTTCATAAACCAGAAAATCAAAGGACACGTTTATAACACACAATGAACGAGCCGTCAGCGTGAAGCAGACCTTTATGAccgaagaagaagaggaggactcACCTGATCCACAGACGACGAAGATGAAGAGGGCGAGCAGCCACGGCCCCACACCTTTGTCATCAGTCAGGCtcctctgaaacacacacacaatttattGATCAGCCCATCACGCTCATCCCGATCTGTGTTTATTGAGGATTGGGTGGAGCAGCGGTTATCACGGTCGCCTCGCTGCAGGAAGGTTGTGGGTTTGACTCTGATTGTGACTAAAACTAGACCTGACACCTGTCCAGGTGTACCCCACCTTTCTCCCAGGCCTGCTGGGACCAGCTCCAAGTGCGCTGCCTTCACGGACAGCCCGTTTCTCTGGAATTCTCAGACTTCTGAGTCACATTGGCTCTAAACTCGATCACCTGTGATCAATACCTGCGCTTTACTCTCCTGTAGAGACACTTTTAAAGCGTCTCACCTTTAAAACAATcatctttgacctttgacctttcctgtttttaaacacatctgTTACAGCCTGTCTATAGGGGAGCTGAAGTGCTCCTGAAGTTGGCCTGACTGGACCTGACGACGGATCCTCACGCGATCGATCGGTTTCTGATCGTTTATCGATCAGTTTCGGCTCGCGCTCTTCGCcctgacgatgatgatgacggTTTTACTCACCGTGGTCTTGGCCACGTTTCCTCTCTGCGTGATGTTCTTGCTGTGTTTCTCGTTCGCCATGCGGATCCTCTGTTTGGCCACCATCTTGTCGtcgctgttgtttgtttgtttgtttgtttgcttgtttgtcgTCGTTTCGTCCTCGCGCTCGTCGCTCCGCTGTTTCACGCACTGGGACCGACTCTTGTTTGTCGACGTACTCAAAAACCTGATGTCCCGCCCCCTTTCGTGCTGGTCACGCCCACACTCCATGGAAAGCGCCTTACTGCGCAAACATGATTTCCTGCAGGACCTTTCAAAATTAAAGCCAGTTGTGGTCTGCCGTTCAAGAGGACGTGGTTCCATTTTTATCATGTTTAAATCAAGTTTATATCCTTTCTGTGTCGTAATAACTTGTGATGTAATATCtgttagcttttattttgaatccTTTATTGTTACTTAATTTGAAGGCTGTAATTTATAAAGTATAAAACAGGTTGAATTGTTTATTATCAGTTTTCTTTAATGACTTGCAACCAGTCAAAAGGAAAGGTTCacattttttcatctttatctttttaatagccatacaatttatttatttacaatcatATAAAACAATTACAGACTCAGTGAAAATTCtgataaaatgtgtgtttgaaaaAGTTCCCCTCTCCACTGTGGATttatcaaggttcaaggttcaaggttcaaggttctttatttgtcacatgcatagttatacaagtataacacacagtgaaatgtaacctgacacgctcctcgacatgtgcaaagggggggggggggggggggggggaggtaatagtatatacactgggtgaatgtgcagtagtagcagcaagcaggtgaattctgtacattaatatgaatagacatctgactattttacaggatagacaatataaacatatttaaaattaaaggaattgaaatgtacattgtgccttggtttagtgtctggaagagtcctgtctcagtcaattatagatgatgtgagagggcgggtgtgtgtgtttagggcacggatggcttggggatagaagctcctcttgagtctctctgtccttgcccggaagatgcggaaccttctaccagattgcagaagttggaacagtttgttgccaggatgggacgggtccttcagtatctgcgctgctctagtccggcatctcctggtgtaggtgtcctgaagcggggggagagcaatcctgcagcagcgttctgctgtacggatcactctctggagagctttttggtccttcacacagctgttcccgaaccacgatgtcatgttctgtgtgaggatgctctccacagcgcctgtatagaaaatcctgaggatctttggagaaaccctgaacttcctcagttgtcgtaggtgatacaggcgctgcctagcctttttggtctggacctgaatgtgggcagcccatgtcaggtctgaggagatgtggacaccaagatacttgaaggactgcaccctctccactggagctccattgatgataatgggcttgtagtctctgtgctgaccccttctgaagtccaccaccagctccttggtcttgctgacgttcagctggaggtggttgtcctggcaccacgatgccagattcttcacttcatccatgtaggccgcctcatcgttgttggagatggcacccagcaccactgtgtcgtcagcaaacttcacaatggtgttggagccgtgggtggccacacagtctgaagtgtagagggagtagagcagtggcgagaggacacatccctgaggtgctcctgtgttgatggtgatgctgttggaaaCGCATctacccaccctcaccacctgccATTTCAGTGTTACTgtttaaactgttgtttttataaagctgatttaaataaaacctttcgactgaggtccttcattTTTCCTACCCTTCCTTCGCTTTCAGatgccttttattttgaaagcaaaagCGGAATCCCTTTTAGTCAGTTTCCGACATTTTTGATGCAACTTTGACCTCAAATTTACATCAAAAAGAAAtgatatttaatgataattgtTGAACGTGGCTGATCTTATAAGCTCGCGATTATCAGAGAATCGTTAATTACATGTTAATAAATGATAAAGTAAGCgtcttcttttcagtttttaacgACGTGTCACTGACTGTCTGCTGACGTGGCGCTGATAGACCCACCTCTCGGTGGTCTGAAGCATTTCCGGGGTGCTGTTTTCTTCTTCCGGCACAATAAACATGGCGCCCCCCGTCCCGTTGCTGGCAGGTGGgtacatttttgtttattttgatttatataaaaatgtctgtctTTTTAAAACCCACGGACAACGACACAAAGTCACACATCCGCCACGACCAGCGTAAGCCTCCGCGCTGTTAGGTAGAGCCAGCAGCCCGCCAAACCCAGTGAGGAATCggataaaatattaatttgtgcGAATATAACAAAGTCACGTGCGCTCGCAATGAAAGTGTTGTATGTTTTTAAATCGGTGGAGTCTTTGGGTTGATTCGGCTGTAAAATAACGCCCGTGTGTGTTTCCGTTAATAAAACTGAGCTGGTTGAATTTTACCAcgctgttttctgtttcacgTCAGTGAGGTTTCGGGTACAAAGGGCTTAAcaacagcagagcagcagctaCGTTAGGGTCTGTGTTAGAGCC comes from Astatotilapia calliptera chromosome 14, fAstCal1.2, whole genome shotgun sequence and encodes:
- the mmp23bb gene encoding matrix metallopeptidase 23bb; its protein translation is MDPVQLMMMMMMMVMMKMSDSSRSMEVFGDRAARSKRYAINPLGHKWTHHNITYRIIKFPNTLNVEDTRKAIGIAFTKWSDVSPLTFTEVTDGNATADITIGFYTFNHTDCWWSPLHPCFDGLNGELAHAFLPPRGEIHFDNHEFWILGKSRFSWKQGVWLNDLVQVAAHEIGHALGLWHSRDPQALMHPNATYTGQRNIAQDDVWGIQRLYGCLDKKRVCDPWARLGFCERRKTFMKKNCPQRCDFCYEPLEVVTTATPPAANTKIKMVPRGKVVGFRCGTKSTRSPPKISWYKDGEQILSSIPGYIVMKDRDLRIVANEFNEGVYTCRVHRRGDIVSANSWAIRLKPEQASNS
- the LOC113036269 gene encoding stress-associated endoplasmic reticulum protein 1: MVAKQRIRMANEKHSKNITQRGNVAKTTRSLTDDKGVGPWLLALFIFVVCGSAIFQIIQSIRMGM